One Microcoleus sp. AS-A8 DNA window includes the following coding sequences:
- a CDS encoding acyltransferase: MSPTNQTIPTRLPEFDLLRSLAIIGVVIIHITAPLDLYAHQGIFMYYLFVITHLAQRFCVPVFLIISGFFLTYKIDNQQNPNLVLKKRLFRIIPPYLFWSLFFYFFDIALGERRFNLFSLIKDLLTGSAVGSYYFVVLIIQFYVLWWLLSRLRIWSYTKLLMISLGLQILITIYLYYYLFQIHYFPIIDLMYRSVAAWSFYFVFGLFLGRNYENTKKTIQKFRLPLSLLTCIFLIFSIVEFYVIDGSNLSVPINTQAGITGARLETAISYWRISSQLYSVAFFLLIISFHKTIFLPFGVNQIFKRVSEYSFAIYLIHQPIIWKVFFRVFQLLGTGTLASFLVIFVIDLGICYGLIYLGCKFLPKKYSRYVFGL; the protein is encoded by the coding sequence ATGAGTCCTACAAACCAAACAATACCGACTAGATTACCAGAGTTCGATTTACTTAGAAGTTTGGCCATAATAGGAGTCGTCATTATTCATATTACAGCCCCCTTGGACTTATATGCCCATCAGGGGATTTTTATGTATTATCTATTTGTTATCACTCATTTGGCTCAACGATTTTGTGTTCCCGTATTTCTAATTATTAGTGGTTTTTTCTTGACATATAAGATTGATAATCAACAAAATCCAAATTTGGTTTTAAAAAAAAGACTATTTAGGATAATTCCTCCTTATCTTTTTTGGTCTTTATTTTTTTATTTTTTTGACATTGCTTTAGGTGAAAGAAGGTTCAATTTATTTTCATTAATCAAAGATTTATTGACGGGTTCGGCGGTAGGTTCTTATTACTTTGTGGTTTTGATTATCCAATTTTATGTTTTGTGGTGGCTCTTATCCAGGCTAAGAATTTGGAGTTACACAAAATTGTTGATGATTTCTCTGGGTCTTCAGATTTTAATCACAATTTATTTGTATTATTATCTATTCCAAATTCATTATTTCCCTATAATCGATTTAATGTATCGCTCAGTAGCGGCTTGGTCTTTTTATTTTGTGTTCGGTTTATTCTTAGGAAGAAATTATGAAAATACTAAAAAAACTATTCAAAAATTTAGACTCCCTTTATCTCTATTAACCTGTATTTTTCTAATTTTTAGTATCGTTGAATTTTACGTCATTGATGGTTCAAATTTATCAGTTCCTATTAATACTCAAGCCGGAATAACAGGAGCAAGGCTTGAAACGGCTATTTCCTATTGGCGCATATCTTCACAACTTTATTCTGTCGCTTTTTTTCTCCTGATTATATCCTTCCATAAGACGATTTTTTTGCCATTTGGAGTCAATCAGATTTTTAAAAGAGTATCGGAATATTCTTTCGCCATTTATCTCATTCATCAACCTATTATTTGGAAAGTTTTTTTTAGAGTATTTCAATTATTAGGGACTGGAACCTTAGCTTCTTTTTTGGTGATTTTCGTGATCGATTTGGGGATATGTTACGGCTTGATTTATTTAGGTTGTAAATTTTTGCCCAAAAAGTACAGCCGATATGTCTTTGGGTTATAA
- a CDS encoding O-antigen ligase family protein, translated as MNELILSSPLILFLIVAIAILYFFIIFHYAGRNKKLTKTIEMLFFGMLLISIAGSTGATLSPFDKLHPRALMLITTTIPTIAGQVGFYSIIFCIIVSRLRYTLRNYIMVLADIFVKAPFFSLFLLLATLSVFWSNDINLTLKTVLVLLEVTIFAIYFGKQYSWTELYRFWRWVNIILVIICVFYAIKENQSDWHGVLGHKNQFSFFMAQTAVLWLMHAFYDPKQRRLSLAFVVLSFIALINGNSGASKVLTVVLLSLWGYFGFVKRLKVQWAFVSVILFMIVSICVSIVVTENLKFIVVDTLNKDMTLTGRTDFWPIIVDKINQRPILGYGLSGFWQPWRGADNPGGDIIVAKTQFQPAHSHNGFLDLGLELGWLGVALFACSFVNNVAKSVVYLGKAPLPEAGLPLLLLTYNLMTNLTETGLVGITSIWFWYVVTTVRLTLDTSGKGDSLTKRTVYSESLPLRS; from the coding sequence ATGAACGAACTTATTTTAAGCAGCCCTCTGATTCTCTTTTTGATTGTAGCGATTGCCATCCTTTACTTCTTCATAATTTTTCATTATGCAGGCAGAAATAAAAAACTGACCAAGACGATAGAAATGTTGTTTTTTGGAATGTTGTTGATCAGTATAGCGGGGTCAACGGGAGCCACCCTTAGCCCCTTTGATAAATTACATCCTAGAGCTTTGATGCTGATCACAACCACCATCCCTACTATCGCGGGTCAAGTTGGATTTTATAGCATTATTTTTTGTATTATAGTTTCCCGGCTGCGTTATACATTAAGAAATTATATTATGGTTTTAGCAGACATTTTTGTTAAAGCTCCTTTTTTCAGTTTGTTTTTGCTTTTAGCGACCCTATCTGTATTTTGGTCAAATGATATAAATCTCACCCTCAAAACAGTTTTAGTTTTATTAGAGGTGACAATTTTTGCTATTTATTTTGGCAAGCAGTATTCTTGGACAGAACTCTATCGATTTTGGCGATGGGTCAACATTATTTTAGTCATTATTTGTGTTTTTTATGCGATTAAAGAGAATCAAAGTGATTGGCATGGGGTCTTAGGTCACAAAAACCAATTCTCTTTTTTCATGGCTCAAACAGCCGTTTTGTGGTTAATGCATGCTTTTTATGATCCTAAGCAACGTCGCCTGTCTCTTGCATTCGTTGTTCTATCATTTATTGCATTGATTAACGGTAACAGTGGAGCCAGTAAAGTCTTAACGGTAGTGTTACTAAGTTTGTGGGGATACTTTGGTTTTGTAAAAAGACTGAAGGTTCAATGGGCTTTTGTTTCGGTCATTCTTTTTATGATAGTAAGTATTTGCGTGTCCATTGTTGTTACAGAAAATTTAAAATTTATTGTCGTAGATACTCTGAATAAAGATATGACATTAACAGGAAGAACCGATTTTTGGCCGATTATTGTAGATAAAATAAACCAACGTCCAATTTTGGGTTACGGATTATCAGGTTTTTGGCAACCGTGGCGAGGAGCCGACAACCCAGGAGGTGACATTATCGTTGCTAAAACGCAATTTCAACCAGCGCATTCTCACAATGGATTTTTGGATTTGGGTCTTGAATTGGGTTGGTTAGGCGTGGCTTTGTTTGCGTGCTCATTTGTTAATAATGTAGCCAAATCGGTCGTTTATTTAGGTAAAGCTCCTTTACCGGAAGCGGGTTTGCCGCTTTTACTGTTAACGTATAATTTGATGACAAATTTGACTGAAACAGGTCTGGTAGGAATTACCAGTATTTGGTTTTGGTATGTGGTAACTACTGTTCGATTAACCTTGGATACCTCCGGAAAAGGCGATAGTCTAACTAAGCGAACTGTGTACTCTGAGAGTTTACCGTTAAGGAGTTGA
- a CDS encoding metallophosphoesterase, with protein sequence MNWVFSGPLRVETVEIAIADLPASLKGTKLVQLSDLHYDGVRLSEDLLAQAIEACNQAEPDLILLTGDYVTDDPNPIYQLVQRLKHLQSRVGIYAVLGNHDLHYRRSKAQVTDALTSIGVRVLWNEIAYPLGSELPVVGFADLWSREFNPAPVMNQLDPKTPRIVLSHNPDTAELLQQWRVDLQLSGHTHGGQVVIPGIGPGPVLLEKLQPHIPKPMQRWIPFMRACTRVVKHWEWCQGLHQVGNNQLYINRGLGSYAPGRFLCPPEVTVITLV encoded by the coding sequence ATGAACTGGGTATTTTCAGGCCCTTTAAGGGTGGAAACGGTGGAAATTGCGATCGCCGATTTACCGGCGTCATTAAAAGGCACAAAACTCGTACAGCTTTCGGATTTGCACTACGATGGCGTGCGGCTATCGGAAGACTTACTGGCTCAAGCCATTGAAGCCTGTAACCAAGCTGAACCCGATTTAATCTTGTTAACGGGCGACTACGTCACGGATGACCCGAACCCCATCTACCAACTCGTGCAACGGCTAAAGCATCTGCAAAGTCGCGTAGGTATCTATGCGGTACTCGGTAACCACGACCTTCACTACCGTCGCTCAAAAGCCCAAGTGACAGACGCCCTCACGAGCATTGGAGTGCGAGTGTTGTGGAATGAGATCGCCTATCCTTTAGGGTCAGAATTACCTGTCGTGGGATTCGCCGATCTCTGGTCGCGTGAGTTCAATCCCGCACCCGTCATGAATCAACTTGACCCAAAGACGCCCCGCATTGTTTTGTCTCACAACCCTGACACGGCTGAGTTATTGCAGCAATGGCGAGTTGATTTGCAGTTGTCGGGTCATACCCATGGGGGTCAGGTTGTGATTCCAGGAATTGGACCCGGACCCGTATTGCTGGAAAAGCTCCAGCCCCATATTCCCAAACCAATGCAGCGCTGGATTCCGTTCATGAGAGCCTGTACCAGAGTGGTCAAGCATTGGGAATGGTGCCAAGGACTACATCAAGTGGGGAACAATCAGCTTTATATCAATCGAGGTTTGGGCAGTTACGCGCCAGGACGCTTCTTGTGTCCGCCAGAGGTTACAGTCATTACTCTGGTTTAG
- a CDS encoding phytanoyl-CoA dioxygenase family protein gives MSQPKEYYDDNGYYIFQKLIPESLIDQLLDIYKSQILNSNSYFFRQSSNRWERNQVNEFGYCEESFLNVHDYPNHPEFDETIKQIFCSPQVRDALTQLTNSPEHNLMQSMLFDLNAATPAHQDWYYLDSMPSGHLLAGWFALEDIHEEAGRFYVLPKSHRVELDLTADEKASNSPYMRKLKQYVELHQNEIYAPALKKGDVLFWNSGTVHGSFPTSNPQYSRKSLTAHYLPSQYPSGSRYAEKPSIIDYEVYQGMQYRLVPSHQKYYSPTAKLRTDVWQYVWNRPKLARVAQAVKKTMGRA, from the coding sequence ATGAGCCAGCCGAAAGAGTATTATGACGACAATGGATATTACATCTTTCAAAAGCTTATTCCAGAAAGTCTTATTGATCAGCTTTTAGACATATATAAATCACAAATCCTGAACTCGAATAGCTATTTTTTTAGACAATCCAGCAACCGCTGGGAAAGAAACCAAGTGAATGAGTTTGGATATTGTGAAGAATCTTTTTTGAATGTTCACGATTACCCAAACCATCCAGAGTTTGATGAAACCATTAAACAAATTTTTTGCTCCCCACAAGTTAGAGACGCGCTGACTCAACTCACCAATAGTCCAGAGCATAACTTGATGCAGTCCATGTTGTTCGATCTGAACGCGGCTACACCGGCTCATCAGGACTGGTACTATTTAGACTCTATGCCGAGCGGTCATCTGCTAGCTGGATGGTTTGCCTTAGAAGACATCCACGAAGAAGCTGGTAGATTCTACGTTTTGCCCAAATCTCATCGAGTTGAACTCGACTTAACGGCTGATGAAAAAGCTTCAAATAGTCCTTATATGAGAAAATTGAAGCAATATGTAGAGCTTCATCAAAACGAAATTTATGCTCCTGCCTTGAAAAAAGGAGATGTACTATTTTGGAATTCTGGAACAGTTCATGGTTCCTTCCCAACCTCAAATCCCCAATATTCCCGAAAATCCCTAACCGCTCATTATCTCCCCAGCCAGTATCCAAGCGGTAGTCGCTATGCGGAAAAGCCGAGTATTATCGACTATGAAGTGTATCAAGGAATGCAGTATCGATTAGTTCCTTCGCACCAGAAATATTATTCACCAACCGCAAAATTGAGAACGGATGTGTGGCAGTATGTATGGAATCGGCCCAAATTGGCGCGAGTGGCTCAAGCAGTTAAAAAAACGATGGGCAGAGCTTAA
- a CDS encoding glycosyltransferase family 39 protein, with amino-acid sequence MRRKLLHIGVLPPTWLRFLIIIILVLGLFFRFVNLDRKIYWMDETYTSLRISGYTESEVAQQLLEGQILRLQDLHQYQRINPEKSIVDTVKGLATEEPQLAPLYFILVRFWAQMFGDSVVAIRSFSAFLSVLAFPCIYWLCLELFESSLVGGLACMLLAISPFQLVYAQEARQYSLWTVAILLSSASLLRAIRINSWRSWGLYAATVAVGVYSHLFFVLVAIAQAIYLLVINQGRWSKTLKGYFLSSIVGIIAFSPWIVVILTNYKQALTMTAAQDTKTPLLYFLKSWLGNLSRNFIDTGFSSGSPFAVPWHSLVFPSLSILVITALVIYSLYFLGRSSPKRAWLFIFLLIGFTSLVIIIPDLILGRRTSVTGRYMIPAYLGIQLSVSYLLGSKINPTISSNRLHQFWKLILLALLTSGVISCVIISQSQTWWNNLTDTDNRQLAQIINQTSNPLVIQEIDSVPPRYNVFNLISLSYLLNSEVKFKFIPKNTVTQIPQEFSNIFFMAPSNALQSGIEKDYRTKIEPLDGNPESRLWKLVQH; translated from the coding sequence ATGAGACGTAAATTGCTCCATATCGGGGTGCTCCCTCCAACTTGGTTACGCTTTTTAATCATCATCATCTTAGTCCTGGGTCTATTTTTTCGGTTTGTTAATCTTGACCGAAAAATTTACTGGATGGATGAAACCTATACCTCTTTACGAATTTCTGGCTACACAGAATCAGAAGTCGCACAGCAACTTCTCGAAGGTCAAATCCTTCGCCTTCAAGACTTACACCAATATCAACGTATCAATCCAGAAAAAAGCATCGTTGATACAGTTAAAGGTTTAGCCACCGAAGAACCTCAACTAGCCCCCCTCTATTTCATATTGGTGCGTTTTTGGGCGCAAATGTTTGGCGATTCAGTAGTGGCAATCCGAAGTTTTTCCGCCTTCCTAAGTGTGCTGGCGTTTCCTTGCATCTATTGGCTGTGCTTAGAGTTATTTGAATCGTCGCTGGTAGGAGGGTTAGCCTGCATGTTGCTAGCCATTTCCCCTTTTCAATTAGTGTACGCCCAAGAAGCACGGCAATACAGCTTGTGGACAGTGGCGATTTTGCTGTCTAGTGCTTCGCTTCTACGAGCCATACGCATCAATAGTTGGCGGAGTTGGGGACTTTACGCAGCAACAGTAGCAGTGGGTGTTTATTCTCACTTATTTTTTGTCTTAGTTGCCATTGCCCAGGCTATCTATCTCTTGGTTATTAACCAGGGTCGTTGGAGTAAAACGTTAAAAGGTTATTTCCTCAGCTCGATAGTAGGAATCATCGCTTTTTCTCCTTGGATTGTCGTGATTCTAACCAACTACAAGCAAGCCTTAACCATGACAGCAGCTCAAGACACCAAAACCCCGTTATTATATTTTCTCAAAAGTTGGTTAGGTAATCTAAGCCGTAATTTTATTGATACGGGATTTTCTTCCGGTTCGCCTTTTGCAGTACCCTGGCATAGTTTAGTTTTCCCCAGCCTAAGTATCTTAGTTATCACTGCCTTAGTTATCTATTCTCTTTACTTCCTAGGTCGTTCTTCTCCTAAAAGAGCTTGGTTGTTTATCTTTTTGTTAATTGGCTTTACTTCATTAGTCATCATCATACCGGATTTGATTTTAGGAAGACGTACATCTGTTACAGGCAGATATATGATTCCTGCTTACCTAGGAATTCAGCTATCAGTTTCTTATTTGTTGGGGTCTAAAATTAACCCTACTATTTCCTCCAACAGATTACATCAATTCTGGAAGCTGATTCTGCTGGCACTACTCACAAGTGGTGTTATCTCTTGTGTAATTATTTCTCAATCCCAAACTTGGTGGAACAATCTCACGGATACCGATAATCGACAACTCGCTCAAATCATCAATCAAACCAGTAATCCGTTGGTCATTCAAGAAATTGATTCTGTCCCACCTCGTTATAATGTTTTTAATCTAATTTCTTTAAGTTATCTGTTAAATTCAGAAGTAAAGTTTAAGTTTATTCCTAAAAATACGGTGACTCAGATTCCCCAGGAGTTTAGTAATATCTTTTTTATGGCTCCCTCTAATGCCTTGCAATCAGGAATTGAGAAAGATTATAGAACTAAAATAGAGCCGCTCGATGGAAACCCAGAAAGCAGGTTGTGGAAATTAGTACAACATTAA
- a CDS encoding flippase codes for MLNKLSAVRQKITPNLRKVIGNTGWLFTEKIVQMFLGLLVGLWIARYLGPEKFGRFNYAIAIVGLFVPFAKLGLDNIVIRNLARDISHKNETLGTAFILKLIASIVTFFVTFGVIFFSTSSSSPNYQETLWLVGIVATGTIVQSFDIIDYWFQSQVQSKYSVWARNAAYVIINGIKIVLIQMKAPLVAFAIAMVVEYILSAIGMLIAYRLTGNLIKAWQVSFRYAKSLLKDSWPLILSGIVIMIYMRIDQVMLGQMVGDESVGIYSAAVKISELWYFVPGAIVNSVFPIIVQAKEISEEVYYKRLQQLFTTVSALAYVVAIPVTFLSTKIVTLLYGNNYVEAGAILNIHIWAGLFVSLGVARETWITTEGLMKFSAATAAAGAVVNIVLNYFFIPYYGGLGAAIATVISQIISAYAVGAFYSPTRKIFLHQTKGILLLGLLGM; via the coding sequence ATGCTAAACAAGCTCTCTGCCGTTAGGCAAAAGATCACCCCTAATCTGCGTAAGGTTATTGGGAATACGGGTTGGCTGTTTACAGAAAAGATTGTGCAGATGTTTCTGGGTCTGCTGGTTGGACTTTGGATCGCTCGTTATCTTGGCCCAGAAAAATTCGGTCGCTTTAATTACGCTATTGCCATTGTTGGGCTATTTGTTCCGTTTGCCAAATTAGGGTTAGATAATATTGTCATTCGTAACCTGGCTCGCGATATATCGCATAAAAACGAAACTCTGGGCACAGCTTTTATCCTCAAATTGATTGCCAGCATTGTAACGTTTTTCGTTACCTTCGGAGTCATTTTTTTTTCTACCTCTAGTAGCAGTCCTAACTATCAAGAAACTCTCTGGTTGGTAGGCATTGTTGCAACTGGAACGATTGTTCAATCATTTGACATCATTGATTACTGGTTTCAATCGCAAGTTCAGTCAAAATATTCAGTTTGGGCGAGGAATGCCGCTTATGTAATCATCAATGGCATCAAAATTGTATTAATTCAGATGAAAGCGCCACTCGTCGCTTTTGCGATCGCGATGGTTGTAGAGTATATTTTGAGCGCGATCGGGATGCTCATTGCTTATCGGTTGACGGGGAATCTAATTAAGGCATGGCAAGTTAGTTTTAGGTATGCCAAATCATTACTCAAAGATAGCTGGCCCCTAATTCTCTCCGGAATCGTCATTATGATTTATATGCGGATTGACCAAGTCATGCTAGGTCAGATGGTAGGGGATGAATCCGTTGGTATTTATTCGGCAGCCGTCAAAATATCAGAGTTATGGTATTTTGTTCCCGGTGCGATCGTGAACTCAGTGTTTCCCATCATTGTACAAGCCAAAGAAATCAGTGAGGAAGTTTATTACAAACGGCTACAACAACTTTTTACGACGGTGTCAGCCTTAGCTTATGTTGTTGCAATTCCGGTTACGTTTTTATCGACCAAAATTGTTACGCTGCTTTACGGCAACAATTATGTAGAAGCAGGGGCAATCTTAAATATACATATTTGGGCAGGCTTGTTTGTGTCTTTAGGGGTGGCTAGAGAAACCTGGATTACCACAGAGGGGTTAATGAAGTTTTCCGCCGCAACAGCCGCCGCAGGTGCAGTTGTGAATATCGTGTTAAACTATTTTTTCATCCCCTACTACGGAGGATTAGGAGCCGCGATCGCAACCGTCATTAGCCAAATCATTTCGGCTTACGCTGTTGGTGCATTTTATTCCCCAACTCGAAAAATATTCCTTCACCAAACCAAAGGGATTCTACTGCTTGGATTGTTGGGAATGTAA
- a CDS encoding glycosyltransferase family 2 protein gives MKTPVVLIIFNRPHHTEKVFEVIRQVQPAQLLVIADGPRPNRPEDKEKCASARAIIDRVDWKCQVFKNYSDINLGCDPRIIDGLNWVFDTVEEAIILEDDCIPHPTFFTYCEELLDRYRHDQRVMNISGQNVLFGRKRTEYSYYFSRFTLCWGWATWRRSWQYFDVGLKLWPEVQDKRLMKDILEDPYAVKVWERTAQMLYDGRLTGWDFKWMFSCWLQNGLCIISDRNLVTNIGYGAEATHIHDEKDPYIKMAIEAMDFPLKHPPFILRDLEADKFTQRTLFDYDPNIFKKVQNKIKKVLKL, from the coding sequence ATGAAAACCCCTGTTGTCTTGATTATCTTCAATCGCCCCCATCATACAGAAAAAGTATTCGAGGTCATTCGCCAAGTTCAACCAGCCCAACTTTTAGTCATTGCCGATGGCCCTCGTCCTAACCGACCTGAAGATAAAGAAAAGTGCGCTTCGGCTCGTGCAATTATTGATCGCGTAGACTGGAAATGCCAAGTTTTCAAAAATTACTCTGATATTAACTTAGGTTGCGATCCCCGAATTATCGATGGATTAAATTGGGTGTTTGACACTGTTGAAGAAGCAATTATCTTGGAAGATGATTGCATTCCTCATCCTACTTTTTTTACCTATTGTGAAGAATTGCTAGACCGATATCGCCACGATCAAAGAGTCATGAATATATCGGGGCAAAATGTCCTATTTGGACGCAAAAGAACAGAGTACAGTTACTATTTTTCTCGTTTTACCCTTTGCTGGGGATGGGCAACTTGGAGACGTTCATGGCAGTACTTCGATGTTGGCCTTAAACTCTGGCCTGAAGTTCAAGACAAAAGATTGATGAAAGATATATTAGAAGACCCTTATGCTGTCAAAGTTTGGGAAAGAACAGCTCAGATGTTATATGATGGACGTTTAACAGGATGGGATTTTAAATGGATGTTTTCCTGTTGGCTCCAAAATGGGTTATGTATTATTTCTGATAGAAATTTGGTCACTAATATTGGGTATGGTGCAGAAGCAACTCACATCCATGATGAAAAAGATCCCTATATTAAAATGGCAATAGAAGCCATGGATTTTCCTTTAAAACATCCACCTTTTATCCTGCGAGACTTAGAGGCTGATAAATTTACCCAAAGAACGTTGTTTGATTACGACCCAAACATCTTCAAGAAAGTTCAAAATAAAATCAAGAAGGTATTAAAGCTCTAA
- a CDS encoding glycosyltransferase family 4 protein, translating into MKVLHLSESDDGGAGRATLRLHQGLQRLGVESQILVQLKYSDEPSVFSPQTTLTKANAKLKLPERLDALPLKFYRQRNAADFSLQWLPDGIISKVAKLSPDVVNLHWVCHGYLSIESIAKFKKPIVWTLHDMWAFTGGCHYSQECDRYINSCGACPQLSSSKNGDISRWVWQRKFKAWQDLNLTIVTPSTWLGKCASSSSLFKDVRVEVIPNGLDTQQYKPIPQQVAREVLNLPQDKQLILFGAMYPNSDRRKGFHFLQQALQSIKKSEWHDSIEVVIFGAARPKEPIDLGLPCHYLGKLNDDISLAVVYSAANVFVAPSTQDNLPNTVMEALACGTPCVAFNIGGMPDMIEHQHNGYLAQTFDSEDLARGIIWILENQETNRLRHRARQKAEKEFTLELQARRYESLYLERS; encoded by the coding sequence ATGAAAGTTTTACATCTGAGTGAATCTGACGATGGAGGGGCAGGACGGGCAACGTTACGGTTGCACCAGGGTTTACAGCGTTTGGGTGTAGAATCTCAAATTCTAGTGCAATTGAAATATAGTGATGAGCCATCTGTATTTTCCCCTCAAACGACTCTCACAAAGGCTAACGCTAAGCTAAAACTACCTGAACGTTTAGATGCTTTACCCTTAAAATTTTATCGTCAGCGCAATGCGGCAGATTTTTCCCTGCAATGGCTTCCAGATGGCATCATCTCAAAAGTAGCCAAACTCTCTCCAGATGTCGTTAACTTACACTGGGTTTGTCATGGCTACTTATCTATTGAATCCATTGCAAAATTTAAGAAACCCATCGTGTGGACACTGCATGATATGTGGGCGTTTACAGGTGGGTGTCACTACTCTCAAGAATGCGATCGCTATATCAATTCCTGTGGTGCTTGTCCTCAACTGAGTAGTAGTAAAAACGGTGATATTTCCCGCTGGGTATGGCAGCGAAAATTTAAAGCTTGGCAGGATTTAAACTTAACCATTGTGACTCCTAGTACCTGGCTAGGCAAGTGCGCGAGTTCGAGTTCTCTGTTTAAAGATGTTCGCGTGGAAGTCATTCCGAATGGACTGGATACTCAGCAGTACAAACCCATCCCGCAACAGGTAGCACGAGAAGTCCTGAATTTGCCTCAAGATAAACAACTTATATTATTTGGGGCGATGTATCCCAATAGCGATCGCCGCAAGGGATTTCACTTCCTTCAGCAAGCCTTACAAAGTATCAAAAAATCCGAATGGCATGACTCAATAGAAGTGGTAATTTTCGGTGCCGCTCGGCCCAAAGAACCCATTGATTTAGGATTACCTTGCCATTATTTAGGTAAACTGAACGATGATATTTCCTTAGCCGTTGTTTATTCTGCCGCCAATGTATTTGTGGCTCCTTCCACTCAAGATAACTTGCCAAATACAGTCATGGAAGCACTCGCCTGTGGTACCCCTTGCGTTGCCTTCAATATTGGCGGGATGCCGGATATGATCGAACATCAACACAATGGCTATCTCGCTCAAACCTTTGATAGCGAAGATTTGGCTAGAGGTATTATTTGGATATTAGAGAATCAAGAAACGAACCGCCTTCGACATCGCGCCCGTCAAAAAGCTGAAAAAGAATTTACTCTAGAACTTCAAGCTCGTCGCTACGAGTCTCTTTATCTGGAAAGAAGCTAG
- a CDS encoding ABC transporter permease gives MTDKLSYPQEEDIPVDMLLSKSKLNVSWQAVFSALMFFYMYLPILVLTFYSFNDSAYSANWKGFTLKWYTKLFDDSRILTALQNSLTVALLAVGISAVLGTFMAVGLARYRFPGKMLYRGISYLPLIVPDIAIAVATLVFLAVIAVPLSLWTIVAAHVVFCIAYIAVNVSARISGLDPHLEEAALDLGATPFQAFIKVLLPELMPAIVSGCLIAFVLSMDDFLIASFTAGTGATTLPMEIFSRIRTGVKPDINALSVILILLSGTVALVGELLRYQSEQKRFK, from the coding sequence ATGACAGACAAACTCTCGTATCCACAGGAGGAGGATATCCCTGTCGATATGCTGCTATCTAAATCTAAACTCAACGTTTCCTGGCAGGCCGTTTTCTCGGCGTTGATGTTTTTTTATATGTACCTGCCTATCCTGGTACTCACGTTTTATAGCTTCAATGATTCGGCTTATAGCGCGAATTGGAAGGGATTTACCCTGAAGTGGTATACCAAGCTATTTGATGACTCGCGCATCCTCACGGCATTGCAAAATAGCCTGACGGTGGCACTCTTAGCCGTTGGTATTTCTGCGGTGCTGGGGACGTTCATGGCGGTAGGTTTAGCCCGCTATCGCTTTCCAGGAAAGATGTTGTACCGGGGTATCTCTTACCTACCCCTGATTGTCCCTGATATTGCGATCGCTGTAGCCACTCTTGTCTTTCTCGCCGTGATTGCTGTACCCCTGAGTTTGTGGACGATTGTCGCCGCTCATGTGGTATTTTGTATTGCTTATATTGCAGTTAATGTCTCTGCCCGAATTTCTGGTCTTGACCCTCACCTGGAAGAAGCAGCTCTGGATTTAGGGGCAACACCGTTTCAAGCCTTTATCAAGGTTTTATTGCCGGAATTGATGCCAGCCATTGTCAGTGGTTGTCTCATCGCCTTTGTCCTCAGTATGGACGACTTTCTCATTGCCAGCTTTACGGCAGGTACGGGGGCAACGACTTTACCGATGGAAATTTTTAGTCGCATCCGAACCGGTGTTAAACCCGATATCAACGCTTTGAGTGTGATTCTGATTTTGTTATCGGGCACTGTTGCATTGGTTGGGGAATTGCTGCGTTATCAGAGTGAGCAGAAACGTTTTAAGTGA